The following proteins are co-located in the Pararhizobium capsulatum DSM 1112 genome:
- a CDS encoding SMP-30/gluconolactonase/LRE family protein — MFTDWFEVRDVRFESLILPNVHVDTLYSAGRWLEGPVYLPAVRQLLFSDIPNNRVLRYDEIGDVVSPFLQPSQFANGHTLDRAGRVISCEHYTRRVTRTEHNGSTTVIASHFEGKRLNSPNDVVEARDGSVWFTDPTYGISTEYEGARIDSEIGSRNVYRVTPDGTIAAVLTDFVQPNGLAFSLDESVLYVVDSGSKPGCIVAFDVVEGRSLANPKLVAECPKGIYDGIRIDRHGHIWAGAGDGVHCLAADGTLLGKIRLPEAAANICFGGLDRNRLYICATRTLYAVYLNTTAPQI; from the coding sequence ATGTTTACGGATTGGTTTGAAGTGAGAGATGTTCGCTTCGAAAGCCTCATCTTGCCGAATGTACATGTTGATACGCTGTATTCGGCCGGGCGATGGCTGGAAGGGCCGGTTTATCTTCCGGCCGTCCGGCAGCTTCTTTTTTCCGATATCCCAAATAACCGGGTGCTGCGCTATGACGAGATCGGCGATGTCGTCTCACCATTCCTGCAGCCCTCGCAATTCGCCAACGGTCATACGCTGGATCGCGCCGGACGGGTTATTTCATGCGAGCACTACACGCGTCGCGTCACGCGTACAGAACACAATGGCAGTACCACCGTCATCGCGAGCCATTTCGAGGGCAAACGGCTCAACTCGCCCAATGATGTCGTGGAAGCGCGCGATGGCTCGGTCTGGTTCACGGACCCGACCTACGGCATTTCCACCGAATACGAGGGCGCACGTATCGATAGCGAGATCGGCTCGCGCAATGTCTATCGTGTCACCCCGGATGGCACGATTGCGGCGGTGCTGACCGATTTCGTCCAGCCAAACGGCCTTGCCTTCTCCCTCGACGAATCGGTTCTCTATGTCGTCGATAGTGGCAGCAAACCCGGCTGCATTGTCGCCTTCGATGTCGTGGAGGGCCGCTCGCTCGCCAATCCCAAGCTTGTCGCCGAGTGTCCGAAAGGTATCTACGACGGCATTCGCATCGACCGCCACGGCCATATCTGGGCTGGCGCCGGAGACGGTGTCCATTGCCTCGCCGCCGACGGCACGCTGCTCGGCAAGATCAGGCTGCCGGAAGCCGCAGCCAACATCTGCTTCGGAGGCCTGGACCGAAATAGGCTCTATATCTGCGCGACCCGCACGCTTTACGCCGTCTATCTCAATACCACTGCACCCCAAATCTAG
- a CDS encoding porin family protein has protein sequence MRYPIRNIVLFSTVFTALALGTASAQEVTGKSTVTPRPVSASLSSIEAERARLFEQMLADPSNLDVAFRYAALSSEAGDLEAAISTLERMLIYAPGLPRLQLELGVLYFRLSAYDMARTYFNAALAAPAVPEEVRTKIDTYIAAIDARSSDSQFSGSFSTGIRWQSNATAATDARSIETTFFPDPLVLNDSARGDGDFNAYAALNLRYSYDLASQGDKIEATFQSYGTLQAEHTEINTGYAELQVGPRFNLERFGLDDTSLAVYGIAGGYYIDSDSYLYSGGVGAALITDLSITTRLVFGNEYRREAFQDSFDRPTASDRTGDRYRSSLTLQHFLSGNVALWASLLADRRLADVSYLSYQEFGLNVGLSIDMDSPIATQADPWTLGFALGYANRNYDSPDPTYSLDTEQEDNEAYAELSLLVPFKENWEFQTVLGYRNVNSNYDIYSYDNMSASLGVVRRF, from the coding sequence ATGCGTTATCCAATTAGGAATATCGTTTTATTTTCAACTGTATTTACGGCCTTAGCGCTTGGCACCGCCTCAGCGCAGGAGGTCACAGGCAAGAGCACGGTTACGCCCCGCCCAGTCTCGGCCTCTCTTTCCAGCATCGAGGCGGAACGCGCCCGACTCTTCGAGCAGATGTTGGCCGATCCCTCCAATCTCGACGTCGCCTTTCGTTATGCTGCGCTTTCCTCCGAGGCCGGCGACTTGGAAGCGGCGATTTCGACCCTTGAGCGAATGCTGATTTACGCTCCGGGCCTGCCCCGGCTGCAACTGGAACTGGGCGTGCTTTATTTCCGCCTCAGCGCCTATGACATGGCGCGGACCTACTTCAATGCAGCACTCGCCGCACCCGCTGTTCCGGAAGAAGTCCGAACCAAGATCGATACCTATATCGCCGCCATCGATGCCCGCTCCAGCGACAGCCAGTTTTCCGGCAGCTTCTCAACCGGCATTCGCTGGCAGTCGAATGCTACGGCCGCAACAGATGCCCGCAGCATCGAAACAACCTTCTTTCCGGATCCGCTTGTCCTGAACGACAGCGCTCGCGGCGACGGCGATTTCAACGCCTATGCGGCCCTGAACCTCAGATACAGCTACGATCTCGCCTCACAGGGCGACAAGATCGAAGCCACGTTTCAGAGCTACGGAACATTGCAGGCCGAGCATACCGAAATCAACACCGGCTACGCTGAACTGCAGGTCGGGCCCCGCTTCAACCTCGAACGTTTCGGGTTGGACGACACTTCGCTTGCCGTCTACGGAATTGCCGGTGGCTATTACATCGACAGCGACTCCTATCTTTATTCGGGTGGCGTCGGCGCGGCGCTGATTACCGATCTTTCCATCACTACACGGCTCGTCTTCGGTAATGAATACCGTCGCGAAGCCTTCCAGGATTCCTTCGACCGACCGACAGCCTCTGATCGGACTGGTGATCGATACCGCAGTTCACTCACCCTGCAGCATTTCCTCTCGGGTAATGTTGCCCTGTGGGCTTCGCTGCTTGCCGATCGGCGGCTCGCCGATGTCAGTTACCTGAGCTACCAGGAATTCGGGTTGAATGTCGGTCTCAGCATCGACATGGACTCGCCGATCGCGACCCAGGCCGACCCCTGGACGCTCGGTTTCGCGCTTGGCTACGCCAACCGAAACTACGACAGCCCGGATCCGACCTATAGCCTCGACACCGAGCAAGAGGACAACGAAGCCTATGCAGAGCTTTCGCTTCTGGTTCCCTTCAAGGAAAACTGGGAGTTTCAGACGGTTCTTGGCTACCGCAACGTCAATTCAAACTACGATATCTACAGTTACGACAATATGAGCGCGTCGCTTGGCGTGGTGAGACGGTTTTAG
- a CDS encoding FecR domain-containing protein has protein sequence MISRTKMMMLIGAVALTGLPSPLLARSVGVASAVNTAATGTAPSGGVRTLTLGDNIIFNERIKTDSVGLLQILLADGTSFTVGPNSDLTIDRFVYDPDTGNAEVAATMTKGVFRFIGAKTSKFAGGVKLNSPVGTIGIRGAVADFTIPGDGGESRVDMIFGNELTLTAPNGATQRVYEPGYSIVVSGQGGHGGTMNVEKTPKGASTIIQAALTGKPGTSGGSPNKPKNDDAATMAPSNSAMNPNIANPPIPVARPAQAEADAVTQDGSRDVATKNIDEEIDAEEPPPQPLPETVSVRVLTADATYDTDGGVVSDPGEVGLIGGSETADQTVVLDVSATDGTGTHGDLVLPVYAQTDFSEHVISAADGYTIAGVPLSGKVYGGADGFAAYLMAIDGDLTDPLIAIAGTPTKNMNVMRNSDVRTYSFTKDMLQNAAIPFALANALPISDSSASVSDFHVIEPGDAGSIKFLQTSLLISGKGADQVSEIGVNVGEFSDNNGVYTVDFGRRGSVKGSSTEIARTFRGGITTQAGGTGGNEIFGSNGQNFVLGTDSETNDYYNNSSGDFSGGKPFGTLHVFNLEQEQTLSDYLSETASTRLLADKSPLRGFAAGLEQGTRRDETQYTFNSIGRNPDDLYLEFDGSGNALGGELTVGTPGTTLSVAFGKGVKGNTEGGASTYIDDNNFAATNNRSRTRTNLRDIDTAGNVVTEFLPVKSTNNATYFVSGDATSQGSVLPGGKLCDCAFLEWGWWGTQINASSNPDATDPQLRSTVHLGTWVAGDITSNVELGTLAGTTGTYDGKAIGTVLANSSSYIASGDMAMSYDFGARKGSMALSNFDGHNFNASVNGQSGRDATFSGAVSSSANDSFGTINGAFVNDGRKIAQGVAGDFSLGAGDSWSAVGIFGGSRR, from the coding sequence ATGATATCTCGCACGAAGATGATGATGCTGATCGGTGCCGTCGCGCTGACGGGTCTCCCCTCGCCGCTTCTCGCTCGCTCGGTCGGCGTCGCCTCAGCCGTCAATACGGCAGCCACAGGCACTGCACCTTCCGGCGGTGTTCGCACGCTGACGCTCGGCGACAATATTATTTTCAACGAGCGCATCAAAACCGATTCCGTCGGCCTGCTGCAGATACTTCTTGCTGATGGCACGTCGTTTACGGTCGGACCGAACTCCGATCTCACCATTGATCGTTTCGTCTACGATCCGGATACCGGCAACGCTGAAGTCGCAGCGACCATGACCAAAGGTGTCTTCCGCTTCATCGGGGCAAAGACGTCGAAATTTGCCGGTGGCGTGAAGCTCAATTCGCCAGTCGGTACGATCGGCATTCGCGGCGCTGTCGCCGATTTCACGATTCCGGGCGACGGCGGCGAAAGCCGCGTCGACATGATCTTCGGGAACGAGCTGACCCTCACAGCGCCAAATGGTGCCACCCAGCGGGTCTACGAGCCGGGGTATTCCATCGTGGTGTCGGGACAGGGCGGTCACGGGGGGACTATGAATGTCGAAAAGACCCCGAAAGGCGCGAGCACGATCATCCAGGCTGCCTTGACCGGCAAGCCCGGAACCTCGGGTGGATCTCCCAACAAGCCAAAAAATGACGACGCGGCGACCATGGCGCCCTCGAATTCGGCCATGAACCCGAACATCGCCAATCCACCTATTCCCGTGGCAAGACCGGCTCAGGCCGAGGCCGATGCGGTGACGCAGGATGGAAGCCGCGATGTCGCGACGAAGAATATCGATGAGGAGATTGACGCCGAGGAACCGCCGCCTCAACCACTTCCGGAAACAGTTTCCGTCAGGGTGCTGACAGCCGACGCAACCTACGATACGGACGGAGGCGTTGTCTCCGACCCCGGCGAGGTTGGCCTCATCGGCGGCTCCGAGACGGCTGACCAGACAGTGGTTCTCGACGTCTCCGCAACAGATGGCACCGGCACCCACGGCGATCTGGTCCTGCCGGTCTATGCGCAGACCGATTTCAGCGAGCATGTCATTTCCGCTGCGGATGGCTATACCATCGCCGGCGTGCCGCTGAGTGGCAAGGTCTATGGAGGAGCAGACGGATTTGCCGCTTATCTCATGGCGATAGACGGCGACCTCACCGACCCGCTCATTGCCATTGCCGGCACTCCGACAAAGAATATGAACGTGATGCGCAATAGCGACGTGCGCACCTACTCGTTCACCAAGGACATGCTGCAGAACGCCGCCATTCCATTCGCACTGGCCAATGCCTTGCCGATCAGCGACAGTTCTGCTTCCGTATCGGATTTCCATGTCATAGAGCCGGGAGACGCTGGGTCGATCAAATTCCTGCAGACATCGCTCCTCATCAGCGGAAAGGGGGCCGATCAGGTCAGTGAGATCGGCGTCAACGTCGGCGAATTCTCCGATAATAACGGTGTCTACACGGTCGACTTTGGCCGACGGGGCAGTGTGAAAGGCTCATCCACGGAAATTGCCCGCACATTTCGAGGGGGTATCACCACTCAAGCGGGCGGGACGGGCGGAAACGAGATTTTCGGCTCGAACGGCCAGAACTTCGTTCTCGGCACCGACTCCGAAACCAATGATTACTATAACAACAGCTCCGGCGACTTCAGCGGGGGCAAACCTTTCGGAACGTTGCATGTCTTCAATCTCGAGCAGGAGCAGACACTCTCGGACTATCTGAGCGAAACGGCATCCACCCGCCTCCTTGCAGACAAATCGCCCTTGCGCGGCTTCGCGGCGGGATTGGAACAGGGGACCCGCCGTGACGAAACTCAATATACTTTCAACTCGATCGGCCGGAACCCCGACGACCTCTATCTGGAGTTCGACGGCAGCGGCAACGCGCTCGGTGGCGAGTTGACGGTCGGCACGCCGGGCACCACGCTTTCCGTCGCCTTCGGCAAGGGCGTCAAAGGCAACACCGAAGGCGGCGCATCGACCTACATCGACGACAACAACTTTGCAGCGACGAACAATCGTAGCCGCACGCGCACCAACCTGCGCGATATCGATACCGCAGGAAACGTCGTCACCGAGTTCCTGCCTGTCAAATCCACGAACAATGCCACCTATTTCGTTTCTGGCGACGCCACCTCCCAGGGGAGCGTGCTTCCCGGCGGTAAACTGTGCGATTGCGCATTCCTCGAATGGGGCTGGTGGGGCACGCAGATCAACGCCTCTTCCAACCCTGACGCAACCGACCCACAGCTTCGCAGCACGGTTCATCTGGGCACGTGGGTTGCCGGCGACATCACCAGCAATGTCGAGCTCGGAACATTGGCCGGCACGACGGGCACATACGACGGCAAGGCAATCGGCACGGTTCTGGCCAACTCGTCGAGCTACATAGCCTCCGGCGACATGGCCATGAGCTACGATTTCGGAGCCCGCAAGGGCTCGATGGCGCTATCGAACTTCGACGGCCACAACTTCAATGCTTCAGTCAACGGCCAAAGCGGCCGCGACGCGACATTCTCCGGCGCGGTGTCGTCAAGCGCCAATGATTCCTTCGGAACGATCAACGGTGCCTTCGTCAACGACGGGCGCAAGATCGCCCAGGGCGTGGCCGGTGACTTCAGCCTGGGGGCTGGTGATAGCTGGTCGGCTGTTGGTATTTTTGGGGGCTCGCGTCGATAG
- a CDS encoding CHASE2 domain-containing protein, protein MRLPYVRLKRNWRETLIVWLYGMVALVACLSAAVYTQTVLDRLTFLVFDVYQRVQPRPETGAPIVLVDIDETSINALGQWPWPRTVLADMVNRLNEMGAAVIAFDMVFPEPDRTSLDRVAEDLKRAGVTIQVPPGAQANNDIVFRDAIAAANVVTGIAITDESDGGLPKPKAGFAFGGEDPRTFLAGRRGGLGNLQMLDDATKGIGFFSFPPSPDGIIREIPVITRVGDALYPALSIEALRVAQGASGFILRTASASGDDSAGQQALTAVKAGDFELATGPQGEFWIYYSTLPDLMTIPAAKLLQPLPDASLTERLNGAIVIVGTSAIGLRDIVATPVAASMPGMRVHAEILDQIIGGTFLSRPDWAKGAEVALAFTLGVLLIIFVRGAGALTGAAIAIFFIAAAAATSWYAFSTWRILLDPILPAAAVGSVFSVTMPVLLLLTSREKKFVRSAFSLYLAPSLVERLAEDPSMLSLGGELRELTVLFCDIRSFTSLSEKLDPQALTTLLNNFLTPMSDVLLKSEATIDKYMGDAIMAFWNAPMEIMDHRRRSCLAALKMLQALDTLNRQRGYNLRVGIGLNTGDCCVGNLGSSQRFSYSAIGDGVNVASRIEGLCKEYSLPVLLSETVAEGAEDLAILPVDMVQVTGREVPVTLFTILGDADVAARSTFHLLHAAHTRFLSAYRAADFDRARAALEQAMGLGEESLKQLHELYAKRLSALESDGVPEGWNGVFVALHK, encoded by the coding sequence ATGAGGCTTCCATATGTTCGGCTGAAGCGAAACTGGCGCGAAACGCTGATTGTTTGGCTCTATGGCATGGTTGCGCTGGTCGCCTGCCTATCCGCCGCCGTCTATACCCAAACCGTTCTCGACCGGCTGACATTCCTGGTGTTCGATGTCTACCAGCGTGTTCAGCCCAGGCCGGAAACCGGCGCGCCGATCGTCCTGGTAGACATTGACGAAACCTCGATCAATGCGCTTGGCCAATGGCCATGGCCGCGCACGGTGCTGGCCGACATGGTCAACCGATTGAACGAGATGGGCGCTGCGGTGATCGCCTTCGACATGGTGTTTCCCGAGCCCGACAGAACGTCGCTCGACCGTGTTGCCGAAGACCTCAAGCGCGCGGGCGTCACGATACAGGTGCCGCCTGGCGCGCAAGCCAACAATGATATCGTGTTCCGAGATGCGATCGCAGCTGCAAACGTTGTGACGGGCATCGCAATCACCGATGAAAGCGACGGCGGCTTGCCGAAACCGAAAGCCGGCTTCGCTTTCGGCGGGGAGGATCCTCGTACTTTTCTCGCGGGGCGGCGGGGCGGCCTCGGCAATCTTCAGATGCTGGATGACGCTACGAAAGGGATCGGCTTCTTTTCCTTTCCACCAAGCCCGGACGGCATTATCCGCGAAATTCCCGTCATTACCCGCGTCGGTGATGCCCTTTACCCAGCTCTCTCCATCGAAGCCTTGCGCGTTGCGCAGGGCGCCAGCGGCTTCATTTTGCGAACCGCCAGTGCAAGCGGCGACGACAGCGCCGGCCAACAGGCGTTGACCGCCGTCAAGGCCGGTGACTTCGAGCTAGCGACAGGCCCGCAAGGCGAATTCTGGATCTACTACTCAACGCTGCCGGACCTGATGACCATCCCCGCAGCCAAGCTGCTGCAACCGCTGCCCGACGCCAGCCTCACCGAGCGCCTAAACGGCGCGATCGTCATCGTCGGCACCAGTGCGATCGGGCTGCGCGACATCGTGGCAACGCCCGTTGCGGCGAGCATGCCCGGGATGCGCGTGCATGCGGAAATCCTCGACCAGATCATCGGCGGCACTTTTCTGTCCCGACCGGATTGGGCAAAAGGTGCGGAAGTTGCTCTCGCCTTCACCCTCGGCGTGCTGCTGATCATATTCGTGCGCGGGGCCGGTGCGCTGACGGGTGCCGCAATCGCGATCTTCTTCATTGCGGCGGCAGCAGCCACGTCGTGGTACGCCTTCAGCACCTGGCGGATCCTGCTCGACCCAATCCTGCCGGCAGCAGCCGTCGGTTCCGTTTTTTCCGTGACCATGCCCGTATTGCTGCTGCTGACCAGCCGCGAAAAAAAATTCGTGCGCTCGGCGTTTTCGCTCTATCTTGCACCTTCTCTGGTCGAACGGCTCGCGGAAGATCCTTCGATGTTGTCGCTTGGCGGAGAGCTTCGGGAACTCACCGTGCTCTTCTGCGACATCCGAAGCTTCACCTCGCTTTCCGAAAAACTCGACCCTCAGGCGCTGACCACGCTCCTGAACAACTTTCTCACACCAATGTCGGACGTGCTTCTCAAGTCCGAAGCGACGATCGACAAATATATGGGTGATGCCATCATGGCGTTCTGGAACGCGCCAATGGAGATTATGGACCACCGCCGCCGCTCATGTCTTGCCGCTCTGAAGATGCTGCAGGCGCTTGACACTCTCAACCGTCAAAGGGGCTATAATCTCCGGGTCGGTATCGGCCTCAACACCGGCGATTGCTGTGTTGGCAACCTCGGTTCGTCGCAGCGTTTCAGCTATTCGGCGATCGGCGACGGCGTCAATGTCGCCTCCCGCATAGAGGGCCTGTGCAAGGAATATAGTCTCCCGGTTCTCCTCTCCGAAACGGTCGCCGAGGGGGCGGAAGACCTCGCTATCCTGCCGGTCGATATGGTGCAGGTTACCGGACGCGAGGTGCCGGTCACGCTTTTCACGATATTGGGGGACGCGGATGTCGCCGCACGATCCACATTCCATCTACTGCACGCGGCCCATACGCGTTTTCTCAGCGCCTATCGTGCGGCCGATTTCGATCGGGCTCGCGCCGCCCTCGAACAGGCGATGGGTCTTGGAGAGGAAAGCCTGAAACAGCTTCATGAGCTCTACGCGAAACGCCTATCGGCGCTTGAATCGGACGGGGTTCCCGAAGGGTGGAACGGCGTTTTCGTCGCTCTGCACAAGTAG
- a CDS encoding GlxA family transcriptional regulator, whose amino-acid sequence MVTEARTKGAVAAASSPKSLRVGFVLSKNFTLSAFALFVDTLRLASDFEDRSRRVHCDWDVLNGSRNFVMSSCGVQVAPTAPFTNPTNYDYIAVVGGLLSVEEPLDSVSLDYLRKADAAGVGLIGLCTGSFVLAQAGLLGDHCACVSWLHHREFRARFPGQPATSAQIFHFDGRRATCAGGSAVADLAATIVRHHIGEQAERNALEILQISHRRDGTDIQARSPLGLEASDRRVHLALMLMEQHVEDLLPIESIASLVSLSRRQMERLFRDSMQMSPSEAYTKIRMDAAMRMVVAQPTRPLIDIALAVGFEGMSHFTKRFRQSFGQTPSQARRQSGRKK is encoded by the coding sequence ATGGTAACCGAGGCGAGAACAAAAGGTGCTGTCGCAGCAGCCAGCAGCCCGAAGTCGCTTCGGGTCGGCTTCGTTCTGTCCAAGAATTTTACCCTCTCCGCCTTTGCACTCTTCGTCGACACGCTGCGTCTCGCGAGCGACTTCGAGGACCGCTCCCGCCGGGTGCATTGTGACTGGGACGTTTTGAACGGGTCGCGCAATTTCGTCATGTCGAGCTGCGGCGTGCAGGTCGCGCCGACAGCGCCATTCACCAACCCGACCAATTATGACTATATCGCCGTCGTCGGTGGTCTTTTGAGCGTCGAGGAACCGCTGGATTCGGTTTCCCTCGATTATTTGCGCAAGGCCGATGCTGCAGGGGTCGGGCTCATCGGGCTTTGCACCGGCAGCTTCGTTCTGGCGCAGGCAGGCTTGTTGGGAGATCACTGCGCCTGCGTCAGCTGGCTGCATCACCGTGAGTTCCGGGCGCGGTTCCCCGGGCAGCCCGCCACATCGGCGCAAATTTTTCATTTTGACGGCAGGCGGGCGACCTGTGCCGGCGGCAGTGCCGTTGCTGACCTTGCCGCAACGATCGTGCGCCATCACATCGGCGAGCAGGCGGAACGCAACGCACTGGAAATCCTGCAGATATCCCATCGCCGCGATGGCACCGACATTCAGGCCCGCTCACCGCTTGGCCTTGAAGCCAGTGATCGCCGCGTGCATCTTGCGCTGATGTTGATGGAACAACATGTGGAGGATCTGTTGCCGATCGAAAGCATCGCGTCCTTAGTATCCCTATCACGCCGGCAGATGGAGCGGTTGTTTCGTGACAGCATGCAGATGTCGCCGAGCGAGGCCTATACGAAGATTAGAATGGATGCTGCGATGCGCATGGTCGTCGCCCAGCCGACACGCCCGCTGATCGATATTGCCCTTGCCGTCGGCTTCGAGGGCATGTCGCACTTCACCAAGCGCTTCCGCCAGAGCTTCGGTCAAACGCCGTCGCAAGCGCGCAGGCAAAGCGGCCGCAAGAAATAG
- a CDS encoding PadR family transcriptional regulator codes for MRHKHIFGFGRHFSPPGDMPGRHGDPHHRHGRGGRLFDYGELRLLILALIAEAPSHGYELIKSIEERFGGSYTPSPGVIYPTLAWLDDMGYAVIEPEAGGRKRYRITAEGEAFLTANRAMIDELVARGREGGPGGRKDLPPQVLRAMENLKMAMRLRFKRGPMEDETANAIAKALDEATQIVERLP; via the coding sequence ATGAGACACAAACATATTTTCGGCTTTGGCCGACACTTTTCACCGCCCGGCGACATGCCCGGCAGACATGGCGACCCGCACCACAGACACGGCCGGGGCGGCCGCCTGTTCGACTACGGCGAGTTGCGCTTGCTGATCCTGGCCCTGATTGCCGAGGCACCAAGCCATGGCTACGAGCTGATCAAGTCCATCGAGGAACGTTTTGGCGGCAGCTACACGCCAAGCCCGGGCGTCATCTATCCGACGCTCGCCTGGCTCGATGACATGGGTTACGCCGTGATCGAGCCCGAGGCCGGCGGACGCAAGCGCTACCGCATCACCGCCGAGGGCGAAGCCTTCCTGACCGCCAACCGCGCCATGATCGACGAGCTCGTCGCCCGCGGGCGCGAAGGCGGACCGGGTGGACGCAAGGATCTTCCGCCGCAGGTTCTGCGCGCCATGGAAAATCTGAAAATGGCGATGCGGCTGCGCTTCAAGCGTGGCCCGATGGAAGACGAAACTGCCAATGCCATTGCCAAGGCGCTGGATGAAGCGACCCAGATCGTGGAACGCCTCCCTTGA
- a CDS encoding ABC-F family ATP-binding cassette domain-containing protein, with product MIRLENISKQNSHRLLFIEASAALNKGEKIGLVGPNGAGKTTLFRMITGQDAPDEGQVSVEKGVTVGYFDQDVGEMEGQSAVAAVMEGAGPVSEVAAELHQLEAAMVDPDRMDEMDAIIERYGEVQARYEELDGYALDGRAREVLDGLSFTQEMMDGDVGALSGGWKMRVALARILLMRPDVMLLDEPSNHLDLESLIWLEAFLKGYDGALLMTSHDREFMNRIVTKIIEIDGGSLNSYAGDYGFYEQQRALNEKHQLAQFERQQAMLAKEIKFIERFKARASHASQVQSRVKKLEKIDRVEPPKRRQTVAFEFRPAPRSGEDVVSLKNVHKKYGSRSIYEGFDFMIRRRERWCLMGVNGAGKSTLLKLVAGATEPDVGTVNVGASVKMGYFAQHAMDLLDGERTVFQSLEDSFPQAGQGPLRALAGCFGFSGDDVEKRCRVLSGGEKARLVMAIMLFDPPNLLVLDEPTNHLDLDTKEMLIKALSDFEGTMLFVSHDRHFLAELSNRVLELTPEGVHQYGGGYTEYVARTGHEAPGLRS from the coding sequence ATGATACGCCTTGAAAACATCAGCAAGCAGAACAGCCACCGCCTTCTTTTCATTGAGGCGTCCGCTGCCCTCAACAAGGGCGAAAAGATTGGCCTCGTGGGGCCGAACGGTGCCGGCAAGACAACACTCTTTCGTATGATCACCGGACAGGACGCGCCGGACGAAGGACAAGTCTCTGTCGAAAAGGGCGTAACCGTTGGCTATTTCGACCAGGATGTCGGGGAGATGGAGGGCCAGAGCGCCGTTGCTGCCGTGATGGAAGGCGCTGGTCCCGTCAGCGAGGTTGCGGCCGAGCTGCATCAGCTTGAGGCGGCCATGGTCGATCCGGACCGGATGGACGAGATGGACGCAATCATCGAGCGCTACGGCGAAGTGCAGGCGCGCTACGAGGAGCTTGACGGCTACGCGCTCGACGGCCGGGCGCGCGAAGTGCTCGACGGTTTGAGCTTTACACAGGAAATGATGGACGGCGACGTCGGCGCGCTTTCCGGCGGCTGGAAGATGCGCGTGGCGCTCGCCCGCATCCTGCTGATGCGTCCGGATGTCATGCTGCTCGACGAGCCGAGCAACCACCTTGATCTCGAAAGCCTGATCTGGCTGGAGGCTTTCCTCAAAGGCTATGACGGCGCGCTGCTGATGACCTCCCACGACCGGGAATTCATGAACCGCATCGTCACCAAGATCATCGAGATCGATGGCGGTTCGCTCAACAGCTATGCCGGCGATTATGGCTTCTACGAGCAGCAGCGGGCGCTGAACGAAAAGCATCAGCTGGCGCAGTTCGAGCGCCAACAGGCGATGCTGGCCAAGGAAATCAAGTTCATCGAGCGCTTCAAGGCGCGGGCCTCCCATGCCTCGCAGGTTCAGAGCCGGGTCAAGAAGCTGGAGAAGATCGATCGCGTCGAGCCGCCGAAGCGCCGCCAGACGGTCGCCTTCGAATTCCGCCCGGCACCGCGCTCCGGTGAAGATGTGGTCTCGCTGAAAAATGTCCACAAGAAGTATGGCAGCCGCAGCATCTATGAAGGCTTCGACTTCATGATCCGCCGGCGCGAGCGGTGGTGTCTCATGGGCGTCAACGGTGCAGGAAAATCCACTCTGCTGAAGCTCGTTGCCGGCGCGACCGAACCGGATGTCGGCACGGTGAATGTCGGGGCGAGCGTCAAGATGGGCTATTTTGCCCAGCACGCCATGGACCTGCTCGATGGCGAGCGCACGGTGTTTCAGTCACTGGAGGATTCGTTTCCACAGGCAGGGCAGGGACCTTTGCGGGCGCTTGCAGGTTGCTTCGGCTTTTCAGGTGATGACGTCGAGAAGCGGTGCAGGGTATTGTCGGGTGGCGAGAAGGCACGATTGGTCATGGCGATCATGCTGTTCGATCCACCCAACCTGCTGGTGCTCGACGAGCCGACCAACCACCTCGATCTCGACACCAAGGAAATGCTGATCAAGGCGCTTTCTGATTTCGAAGGCACCATGCTGTTCGTCTCGCACGACCGCCATTTCCTGGCCGAGCTTTCGAACCGCGTGCTGGAACTGACGCCGGAAGGTGTCCACCAGTACGGCGGCGGTTACACGGAATACGTCGCCCGCACCGGCCACGAGGCGCCGGGTCTGCGCAGCTGA